One Pseudomonas sp. HOU2 genomic window carries:
- a CDS encoding LysR family transcriptional regulator produces the protein MDLANLNAFIAIAETGSFSGAGERLHLTQPAISKRIAGLEQQLKVRLFDRLGREVGLTEAGRALLPRAYQILNVLDDTRRALTNLTGEVSGRLTLATSHHIGLHRLPPLLREFTRRYPQVALDIQFLDSEVAYEEILHGRAELAVITLAPEPHTLVKATPVWDDPLDFVVAPEHSLISNGAVSLADIAGHPAVFPGGNTFTHHIVQRLFEAQGLTPNIAMSTNYLETIKMMVSIGLAWSVLPRTMLDEQVARVPLPGIQLSRQLGYIVHTERTLSNAARAFMALLDAQIDLPGTPG, from the coding sequence ATGGATCTGGCCAACCTCAACGCTTTTATCGCGATTGCCGAGACCGGCAGCTTCTCCGGCGCCGGTGAACGCCTGCACCTGACGCAACCGGCGATCAGCAAACGCATCGCCGGACTCGAGCAACAATTGAAGGTGCGGCTGTTCGATCGACTGGGCCGCGAAGTCGGTCTGACCGAGGCTGGCCGCGCCCTGCTGCCCCGGGCCTATCAGATTCTCAACGTGCTGGACGACACCCGCCGCGCCCTGACCAACCTCACCGGTGAAGTCAGCGGCCGGCTGACCCTGGCCACCAGTCACCACATCGGCCTGCACCGTTTGCCGCCGCTGTTAAGGGAGTTCACCCGTCGTTACCCACAGGTGGCGCTGGATATTCAGTTCCTCGATTCGGAAGTGGCCTACGAGGAAATTCTCCATGGCCGTGCGGAACTGGCAGTCATCACCCTGGCGCCAGAGCCACACACACTGGTCAAAGCCACGCCGGTGTGGGACGACCCGCTGGATTTCGTGGTGGCGCCAGAGCATTCGCTGATCAGCAATGGCGCAGTGAGTCTGGCGGACATTGCCGGCCATCCGGCGGTTTTTCCCGGAGGCAACACCTTTACTCATCATATTGTCCAACGTTTGTTCGAGGCCCAGGGGCTGACGCCGAACATCGCCATGAGCACCAACTACCTGGAAACCATCAAGATGATGGTCTCCATTGGTCTGGCCTGGAGTGTTCTGCCACGCACCATGCTCGATGAACAAGTGGCGCGCGTACCTTTGCCGGGCATACAGCTCAGTCGCCAGCTAGGCTATATCGTGCACACCGAACGGACGCTGTCGAATGCGGCAAGGGCTTTCATGGCCTTGCTGGATGCGCAAATCGATCTGCCAGGGACTCCAGGCTAA
- the leuD gene encoding 3-isopropylmalate dehydratase small subunit produces MKAFTQHTGLVAPLDRANVDTDQIIPKQFLKSIKRTGFGPNLFDEWRYLDVGQPYQDNSKRPLNKDFVLNAERYQGASVLLARENFGCGSSREHAPWALEEYGFRSIIAPSYADIFFNNSFKNGLLPIILSDAEVDELFKQVEAEPGYQLQIDLHEQTVTSPKGKVYRFEIDAFRKHCLLNGLDDIGLTLQDGDAIAAFEAKHRVSQPWLFRDA; encoded by the coding sequence ATGAAAGCTTTTACCCAGCACACTGGTCTTGTCGCGCCTCTGGATCGTGCCAACGTCGACACCGACCAGATCATCCCGAAGCAGTTCTTGAAATCGATCAAGCGCACCGGTTTCGGCCCGAACCTGTTCGATGAGTGGCGTTACCTGGATGTCGGCCAGCCGTATCAGGACAACTCCAAGCGCCCGTTGAACAAGGACTTCGTGCTCAACGCCGAGCGTTATCAAGGCGCCAGCGTATTGCTGGCCCGCGAGAACTTCGGTTGCGGCTCCAGCCGTGAACACGCGCCATGGGCGCTGGAAGAATACGGTTTCCGCAGCATCATCGCGCCGAGCTACGCCGACATCTTCTTCAACAACAGCTTCAAGAACGGCTTGCTGCCGATCATCCTGAGCGATGCTGAGGTCGATGAATTGTTCAAGCAGGTCGAGGCCGAGCCGGGCTATCAACTGCAGATCGATCTGCACGAGCAGACCGTGACCAGCCCGAAAGGCAAGGTGTACCGCTTCGAGATCGACGCGTTCCGCAAGCATTGCCTGCTCAATGGTCTGGACGACATCGGCCTGACCTTGCAGGACGGTGATGCGATTGCGGCATTCGAGGCCAAGCATCGTGTGAGTCAGCCGTGGTTGTTTCGCGATGCGTAA
- the leuC gene encoding 3-isopropylmalate dehydratase large subunit codes for MAGKTLYDKLWDSHLVKQRDDGSALIYIDRHIIHEVTSPQAFEGLRLAGRKPWRIDANIATPDHNVPTTPERKGGIAAIADQVSRLQVQTLDDNCDEYGIVEFKMNDIRQGIVHVISPEQGATLPGMTVVCGDSHTSTHGAFGALAHGIGTSEVEHVLATQCLVAKKMKNMLVRVEGQLPFGVTAKDIVLAVIGKIGTAGGNGHAIEFAGSAIRDLSVEGRMTICNMSIEAGARVGLVAADEKTVEYVKGRPFAPTGAQWDQAIEAWKDLVSDADAKFDTVVELDAAQIKPQVSWGTSPEMVLAVDQNVPDPAKEMDLVKRDSIVRALKYMGLTANQAITDIQLDRVFIGSCTNSRIEDLRAAAVIAKGRKVASTIKQAIVVPGSGLVKAQAEAEGLDKIFLEAGFEWREPGCSMCLAMNPDRLESGEHCASTSNRNFEGRQGAGGRTHLVSPAMAAAAAVNGRFIDVRELI; via the coding sequence ATGGCCGGCAAAACGCTCTACGACAAGCTCTGGGATTCGCATTTGGTCAAACAGCGCGACGATGGCTCTGCGCTGATCTACATCGATCGTCACATCATCCACGAAGTGACCTCGCCGCAAGCCTTCGAAGGCCTGCGTCTGGCCGGGCGCAAGCCGTGGCGCATCGATGCCAACATCGCGACCCCGGACCACAACGTACCGACCACGCCGGAGCGCAAGGGCGGCATCGCAGCCATTGCCGACCAGGTCTCGCGTTTGCAGGTTCAGACCCTCGATGACAACTGTGATGAGTACGGCATTGTCGAGTTCAAGATGAACGACATCCGTCAGGGCATCGTCCACGTGATCAGCCCGGAGCAGGGCGCAACCTTGCCGGGCATGACCGTGGTCTGCGGCGACTCGCACACCTCGACCCACGGCGCTTTCGGTGCCTTGGCGCACGGGATCGGCACTTCCGAGGTCGAGCACGTGCTCGCCACCCAGTGCCTGGTCGCGAAGAAAATGAAGAACATGCTGGTACGCGTCGAAGGCCAGTTGCCGTTCGGCGTGACCGCCAAGGACATCGTCCTCGCGGTAATCGGCAAGATCGGCACCGCTGGCGGTAACGGCCATGCCATCGAATTCGCCGGCAGCGCGATTCGCGACCTGTCCGTCGAAGGCCGCATGACCATCTGCAACATGTCCATCGAGGCCGGCGCCCGTGTGGGGCTGGTGGCTGCGGACGAAAAGACTGTCGAATACGTCAAGGGCCGTCCGTTCGCACCGACAGGCGCGCAGTGGGATCAGGCGATTGAAGCCTGGAAAGACCTGGTCTCCGACGCCGACGCCAAGTTCGACACCGTAGTTGAGTTGGACGCTGCGCAGATCAAGCCGCAAGTCAGCTGGGGCACTTCGCCGGAAATGGTGTTGGCCGTTGATCAGAACGTGCCGGATCCGGCCAAAGAGATGGATCTGGTCAAGCGCGACTCGATCGTCCGCGCCTTGAAATACATGGGTTTGACCGCCAATCAGGCGATCACCGACATTCAACTGGATCGCGTGTTCATCGGCTCCTGCACCAACTCGCGCATCGAAGACTTGCGCGCTGCGGCTGTGATCGCCAAGGGCCGCAAAGTGGCTTCGACGATCAAGCAGGCCATCGTGGTGCCGGGTTCGGGTCTGGTGAAGGCCCAGGCGGAGGCCGAAGGTCTGGACAAGATCTTCCTCGAAGCCGGTTTCGAATGGCGTGAGCCGGGTTGCTCGATGTGCCTGGCGATGAACCCGGACCGTTTGGAGTCCGGCGAGCATTGCGCCTCGACCTCCAACCGTAACTTCGAAGGCCGTCAGGGCGCCGGTGGTCGTACCCACCTCGTGAGCCCGGCCATGGCCGCTGCGGCGGCGGTGAACGGTCGTTTCATCGACGTTCGTGAATTGATCTAA
- a CDS encoding class I SAM-dependent methyltransferase, giving the protein MTSTAQHTQVVQKQFGEQAAAYLSSAVHAQGTEFALLQAELAGQGDARVLDLGCGAGHVSFHVAPLVKEVVAYDLSQQMLDVVAAAAVDRGFANISTVNGAAERLPFADGEFDFVFSRYSAHHWSDLAVALREVRRVLKPGGVAAFVDVLSPGSPLFDTYLQSVEVLRDTSHVRDYSAGEWLRQVSEAGLHTRSTSRQRLRLEYSSWVERMRTPEVMRAAIRQLQQSMGNEVREYFEIDADGSFSTDVIVLMAER; this is encoded by the coding sequence ATGACCAGCACCGCCCAGCACACCCAGGTTGTACAAAAGCAATTCGGTGAACAGGCCGCCGCCTACCTGAGCAGCGCCGTTCACGCTCAAGGCACCGAATTCGCGCTGCTACAGGCTGAGCTGGCAGGGCAGGGCGATGCCCGGGTGCTGGATCTGGGTTGCGGCGCTGGTCATGTGAGTTTTCATGTGGCGCCGCTGGTCAAGGAAGTGGTGGCCTACGACCTGTCGCAGCAAATGCTCGACGTGGTCGCTGCTGCGGCTGTGGATCGTGGGTTTGCCAACATCTCCACGGTCAACGGCGCCGCCGAGCGCCTGCCGTTTGCCGATGGCGAATTCGATTTCGTGTTCAGCCGTTATTCGGCGCACCATTGGAGCGACCTCGCGGTGGCCCTGCGCGAAGTGCGTCGGGTGCTGAAACCGGGTGGTGTGGCGGCGTTCGTTGACGTGCTGTCGCCGGGCAGCCCATTGTTCGACACCTATCTGCAGAGCGTTGAAGTGCTGCGCGACACCAGCCATGTGCGCGATTATTCCGCCGGCGAGTGGCTGCGTCAGGTCAGCGAGGCCGGGCTGCATACCCGCAGCACCAGCCGTCAGCGCCTGCGTCTGGAGTACAGCAGTTGGGTCGAGCGTATGCGCACGCCCGAGGTGATGCGCGCGGCGATCCGCCAGTTGCAGCAGTCGATGGGCAACGAAGTGCGCGAATATTTTGAGATTGATGCCGACGGCTCGTTCAGTACAGATGTGATTGTGCTGATGGCCGAACGCTAA
- the leuB gene encoding 3-isopropylmalate dehydrogenase, whose protein sequence is MSKQILILPGDGIGPEIMAEAVKVLELANDKYSLGFELSHDVIGGAAIDKHGVPLADETLERARAADAVLLGAVGGPKWDTIERDIRPERGLLKIRAQLGLFGNLRPAILYPQLADASSLKPEIVAGLDILIVRELTGGIYFGAPRGTRTLDNGERQSYDTLPYSESEIRRIARVGFDMAMVRGKKLCSVDKANVLASSQLWREVVEQVAKDYPEVELSHMYVDNAAMQLVRAPKQFDVIVTDNMFGDILSDEASMLTGSIGMLPSASLDSNNKGMYEPCHGSAPDIAGKGIANPLATILSVSMMLRYSFNLHDAADAIEKAVSVVLDQGLRTGDIHSAGCTKVGTQEMGDAVVAALRNL, encoded by the coding sequence ATGAGCAAGCAGATTCTGATTCTCCCAGGTGACGGTATTGGTCCGGAAATCATGGCCGAAGCGGTCAAGGTGCTGGAGCTGGCCAACGACAAGTACAGCCTGGGCTTCGAGCTGAGCCATGACGTGATCGGTGGCGCGGCCATCGACAAGCATGGCGTGCCGTTGGCCGACGAAACCCTCGAGCGTGCCCGTGCTGCCGACGCCGTGCTGCTGGGCGCAGTGGGCGGCCCGAAATGGGACACCATCGAGCGTGACATCCGCCCTGAGCGCGGTCTGCTGAAAATCCGTGCGCAACTGGGCCTGTTCGGCAACCTGCGTCCGGCGATCCTCTACCCGCAACTGGCCGACGCTTCGAGCCTGAAGCCGGAAATCGTTGCCGGTCTGGACATCCTGATCGTTCGTGAGCTGACCGGCGGCATCTACTTCGGCGCGCCACGCGGCACCCGTACTCTGGACAACGGCGAGCGTCAGTCCTACGACACCCTGCCGTACAGCGAGAGTGAAATCCGCCGCATTGCCCGCGTCGGTTTCGACATGGCCATGGTTCGCGGCAAGAAGCTGTGCTCGGTGGACAAGGCCAACGTGCTGGCGTCCAGCCAACTGTGGCGTGAAGTGGTCGAGCAGGTTGCCAAGGATTACCCTGAAGTCGAACTGAGCCACATGTACGTCGACAACGCCGCCATGCAACTGGTGCGCGCACCGAAGCAGTTCGACGTGATCGTCACCGACAACATGTTCGGCGACATCCTCTCCGACGAAGCGTCGATGCTCACCGGCTCCATCGGCATGCTGCCGTCGGCCTCGCTGGATTCGAACAACAAGGGCATGTACGAGCCTTGCCACGGTTCGGCGCCGGACATCGCGGGCAAGGGCATTGCCAACCCGTTGGCGACCATTCTGTCGGTGTCGATGATGCTGCGTTACAGCTTCAATCTGCACGATGCGGCCGATGCCATCGAGAAAGCCGTCAGCGTGGTGCTGGATCAAGGCTTGCGTACCGGTGACATCCATTCGGCCGGTTGCACTAAAGTCGGAACGCAGGAAATGGGTGACGCAGTAGTCGCCGCGCTGCGGAATCTGTAA